The following coding sequences lie in one Enterococcus sp. 9E7_DIV0242 genomic window:
- a CDS encoding carbohydrate ABC transporter permease, with translation MNKKRGNGYFIIYICLSIGAIIMVFPFIWSILTSFKTLTESLTFPPKILPDSWQLTNYSDVWQALPFPKFFFNTVVMVIARVITSTILSAMAGYAFARIKVRGMNILFLLVLLPMMVPGQVFILPQYLLISKAGLTNTLMALIIPGIASTFGTFLMRQFFMSVPEEIEEAAILDGCNYGQIFLKVMLPLAKAPLISLSIFTALFAWKDLMWPLIVNSSPDKMPLSSGLALLQGQYTTNYPQLMAGAVLATVPMIILYLIFQKQFIQGVASTGSKN, from the coding sequence ATGAATAAGAAGCGCGGAAACGGTTATTTCATTATTTATATTTGTTTGAGTATTGGTGCAATCATTATGGTTTTTCCTTTTATATGGAGCATTTTGACCTCGTTCAAGACCTTGACAGAGTCTCTGACCTTTCCACCAAAAATCCTGCCGGATAGCTGGCAGCTGACAAACTATTCTGATGTTTGGCAGGCACTGCCATTCCCTAAATTTTTCTTTAATACAGTAGTAATGGTTATTGCACGTGTGATTACATCAACGATTCTTAGTGCCATGGCCGGCTATGCCTTTGCCCGAATCAAGGTGAGAGGAATGAATATTTTATTTCTGCTGGTTTTACTGCCAATGATGGTTCCGGGACAGGTGTTCATTTTGCCTCAATACCTATTGATCTCAAAGGCCGGGTTGACCAATACCCTAATGGCGTTGATTATTCCGGGGATTGCCAGCACCTTTGGCACATTCCTGATGCGCCAGTTCTTTATGAGCGTACCGGAAGAAATCGAAGAAGCAGCGATTCTTGATGGTTGTAACTATGGACAGATATTTCTAAAGGTCATGCTGCCATTGGCAAAAGCCCCCTTGATTTCATTATCGATCTTTACAGCACTCTTTGCTTGGAAGGATTTGATGTGGCCGCTGATCGTAAACAGCTCACCGGATAAGATGCCGTTGTCTTCCGGACTTGCTTTACTTCAAGGGCAATATACGACGAATTATCCGCAATTGATGGCAGGGGCTGTATTGGCAACAGTACCGATGATCATCTTATACTTGATTTTCCAAAAACAATTTATCCAAGGCGTTGCCTCAACAGGATCTAAAAATTAA
- a CDS encoding carbohydrate ABC transporter permease: MIEKFSSLFLKKGDFLMNSLSNLKRQKMMWAGFFILPTVLYVCVMNVWPIMQSIYFSFNQIKGLGQPKWIGFDNYIKAFQDPDLRRALWNTFVYTIVTVPVGTALSLVTAVFLNSKIKFKSFFRVLYFIPVVSAPAAVAMVWRWLYNYDSGLINYLLSLVGISGPNWIADNNVVLIAIMIVGIWSALGYNMIILLGGLQDIPKTYYEAAEMDGAGPIRQFFNITIPMLSPTLFFVVTTTFISSLQVFDTIFMMVDKKNPALKSAESIVYLFYRETFDANNKGYGATIAVLLLLLILVCTAVQMKLQKKWVHYK, from the coding sequence ATGATTGAAAAATTTAGCAGCCTCTTTCTGAAAAAAGGGGATTTTCTTATGAATTCACTGTCCAATTTAAAGAGACAGAAAATGATGTGGGCGGGCTTTTTCATTTTGCCGACGGTTCTATATGTCTGTGTCATGAATGTATGGCCGATCATGCAGTCGATTTACTTCAGCTTCAACCAGATCAAAGGGCTTGGACAGCCTAAGTGGATCGGGTTTGATAACTATATCAAGGCATTCCAAGACCCTGATTTAAGACGAGCACTATGGAATACCTTTGTCTATACGATTGTTACTGTACCGGTAGGCACTGCGTTGTCTCTTGTAACAGCAGTGTTTCTTAATAGTAAGATTAAGTTCAAATCATTTTTTCGCGTGCTGTATTTTATCCCTGTTGTTTCGGCACCGGCGGCTGTTGCGATGGTCTGGCGTTGGCTGTACAACTATGACTCCGGCTTGATCAACTATTTGTTATCTTTGGTGGGAATCTCAGGTCCGAACTGGATTGCCGACAACAATGTGGTCTTAATCGCAATCATGATTGTCGGTATTTGGTCTGCGCTTGGCTACAACATGATCATTTTACTGGGGGGGCTGCAGGATATACCTAAAACCTATTATGAGGCAGCAGAAATGGACGGTGCTGGACCGATTCGCCAGTTTTTCAATATTACGATCCCCATGTTGTCGCCAACGCTCTTCTTTGTTGTCACTACAACATTTATCAGTTCATTACAGGTTTTTGATACGATTTTTATGATGGTTGATAAAAAGAATCCGGCATTGAAATCTGCTGAATCTATTGTGTATCTGTTCTATCGTGAGACCTTTGATGCGAACAATAAGGGCTATGGTGCGACAATTGCTGTGTTACTTCTGTTACTAATTTTGGTATGTACCGCAGTCCAGATGAAGCTGCAAAAGAAATGGGTACATTACAAATGA
- a CDS encoding sugar ABC transporter substrate-binding protein — protein MKPILKKLAFGMTAAATVGILAACGSGGGESSGDTNLTFQIWDKNQQPGMEKMAEAFTKENPDIKVKVEVTPWDQYWTKLQASASGGDMADVFWMHPDQVYNFASGEALLDLNDQIKESELDMSQFPEYIVDGFSVDGQQLAIPKDYGTLGLWYNKDLFDKAGVLYPDDTWTWDTWMEAAEKLTDKDAGVYGMIAQPDGQNFWYNLVWQNGSDLISKDGKTIMLNDKKTVEAIKYGVSFIDKGYSPTASDQANTTPDQYFESGKVAMMIAGSWMASEYTAIDGLNIDVAPMPKNVDRGSVSSGMGYAISANTKNADAAWKFVHFMAGEEANLLQAESGAAIPALKDTQQPWVETFPDINAQVFVDAEAYGHNSMHVSTRDAWAKTEQEYILKIFSKELTVEEGCKQMAKQIQEEIDEALNE, from the coding sequence ATGAAACCAATACTTAAAAAGCTGGCTTTTGGAATGACGGCAGCAGCAACTGTTGGAATACTCGCGGCTTGTGGCTCAGGCGGTGGAGAGTCTTCCGGAGACACAAACCTTACTTTTCAAATTTGGGATAAGAATCAGCAGCCGGGGATGGAAAAAATGGCAGAAGCGTTTACCAAGGAAAATCCAGATATCAAAGTAAAGGTAGAAGTAACTCCGTGGGATCAGTATTGGACGAAACTTCAGGCATCCGCATCTGGTGGAGATATGGCTGATGTTTTCTGGATGCATCCGGACCAAGTATATAATTTTGCCAGTGGAGAAGCACTCCTTGATTTAAATGATCAAATCAAAGAAAGTGAACTGGATATGTCTCAATTTCCAGAATACATTGTAGATGGGTTTTCTGTGGATGGGCAACAGCTGGCGATACCAAAGGACTATGGCACGTTGGGATTATGGTATAACAAAGATCTGTTTGATAAAGCTGGCGTATTATATCCAGATGACACTTGGACTTGGGATACTTGGATGGAAGCAGCTGAAAAGCTGACGGATAAAGATGCTGGTGTCTACGGAATGATCGCTCAACCCGATGGACAGAACTTCTGGTACAATCTGGTTTGGCAAAACGGTTCAGACTTGATTTCCAAAGATGGAAAAACAATTATGTTGAATGATAAGAAAACGGTGGAAGCAATCAAGTATGGCGTATCTTTCATTGATAAAGGCTATTCTCCAACAGCTTCTGACCAGGCGAATACGACACCGGATCAATACTTTGAATCTGGAAAAGTAGCTATGATGATCGCAGGTTCATGGATGGCCAGTGAATACACAGCAATCGATGGTTTGAATATTGATGTTGCACCAATGCCGAAAAATGTTGATCGAGGCAGTGTGTCTTCCGGTATGGGGTATGCAATTTCTGCGAACACCAAGAATGCGGATGCTGCATGGAAATTTGTACATTTCATGGCAGGTGAAGAAGCGAACCTACTTCAGGCAGAATCAGGCGCAGCAATTCCAGCGTTGAAGGATACACAACAACCATGGGTAGAAACCTTCCCGGATATTAACGCACAAGTATTCGTTGATGCCGAAGCTTACGGTCACAATTCGATGCATGTTTCAACACGTGATGCCTGGGCAAAAACGGAACAGGAATATATTCTGAAGATATTTAGTAAAGAATTGACGGTTGAGGAAGGCTGCAAACAGATGGCAAAACAAATTCAAGAAGAAATAGATGAGGCTCTGAACGAGTAA
- a CDS encoding aldose epimerase family protein: MLIVDFSYSAKPLIEKNLERLVTIIKKQEFVVEIIEEMYECEKLSTIKISKSDFSVELFSYGASITELCLPDRTGKLENIVLNFSNKQSYLTERGFLGASVGRCAGRIAGGEYLLNGQRLDLEKNEGENHLHGGNKGFDTTHWIYEVVEEETAVTVTFSHTFEDGEGGYPGNLAMEISYTVFADQRIKICYRGVADKDTLLNPTNHTYFNLSGGREKNVANHYLKISSDYYASLNQVHLPVYPLIDSTGTDFDFNETARLTSVFESENHQIVQENGLNHPIFLKEVADAQSAPITLCHPESGRQLRIKTTNSYVICYTGNHFETSGDPAFHGGIALETQELYEEGMALGGKSSVVLEKGEIVSSWTEWSFDLLDDSV, translated from the coding sequence GTGTTAATTGTTGATTTTAGCTATTCAGCAAAACCATTGATTGAAAAAAATTTGGAAAGGCTGGTAACAATCATCAAAAAGCAAGAGTTTGTTGTAGAAATAATTGAAGAGATGTATGAGTGTGAAAAGCTAAGCACAATCAAAATTAGCAAGTCAGATTTTTCTGTGGAGCTGTTCAGCTATGGGGCTTCGATCACAGAGCTCTGCTTACCTGATCGGACTGGAAAATTGGAAAATATTGTTTTGAATTTTTCTAATAAACAGAGCTACTTGACGGAACGCGGTTTCTTGGGTGCATCGGTTGGGCGTTGTGCAGGTAGAATAGCGGGAGGGGAGTATCTTCTTAATGGGCAGCGGCTTGATTTAGAAAAAAATGAGGGGGAAAATCATCTCCATGGGGGAAATAAGGGTTTTGATACGACCCATTGGATTTATGAAGTGGTGGAGGAAGAGACGGCGGTCACAGTTACTTTCTCTCATACCTTTGAAGATGGAGAAGGAGGCTACCCAGGGAACTTGGCTATGGAAATTAGTTATACTGTTTTTGCAGATCAGCGGATCAAGATCTGCTATCGGGGAGTTGCTGACAAGGATACGTTGCTTAACCCAACGAATCATACGTATTTTAATTTATCAGGTGGGAGAGAAAAGAACGTTGCAAACCATTATTTAAAAATATCCAGCGATTATTATGCTTCTTTGAATCAAGTGCATCTCCCTGTTTATCCGCTCATTGACTCTACAGGAACGGATTTTGATTTCAACGAGACCGCTCGATTGACTAGTGTTTTTGAAAGTGAAAATCATCAGATAGTACAAGAAAATGGACTGAATCATCCAATCTTTTTGAAAGAAGTAGCCGATGCTCAATCCGCACCTATTACCCTTTGTCATCCTGAATCAGGCAGGCAATTACGCATCAAAACCACCAATTCTTATGTGATCTGCTATACTGGGAATCATTTTGAAACTAGTGGTGATCCAGCTTTTCATGGAGGCATTGCGCTGGAAACACAAGAGCTGTATGAAGAGGGGATGGCGCTAGGAGGTAAATCGAGTGTTGTGCTCGAAAAGGGAGAAATCGTATCAAGCTGGACAGAATGGTCATTTGATTTATTGGACGATTCAGTGTAA